A DNA window from Vanessa cardui chromosome 16, ilVanCard2.1, whole genome shotgun sequence contains the following coding sequences:
- the LOC124536499 gene encoding uncharacterized protein LOC124536499, with translation MTLRRQRATSLLTTNQQKQDDYVNKARKSPNVFNVNDLVFVIKTSQSVGKLDSCMRGPYKVLKQLPHHRYELELLAGSYGKRTEAAAENMVAWAGEWTPESCAAFFDSELDDLLHDASAEGQPGPSCERTRVADVDARPSGEAVLEDSP, from the exons ATGACGCTACGTAGACAACGTGCCACGTCACTTTTGACGACTAATCAGCAAAAACAAGATGATTACGTGAATAAAGCTCGTAAATCACCGAATGTATTTAATGTTAACGATTTGGTATTCGTGATTAAAACATCTCAGTCAGTAGGCAAATTAGATTCTTGCATGCGTGGCCCCTACAAGGTCCTTAAACAACTTCCACATCATCGCTACGAGTTGGAGTTGTTAGCTGGCTCGTACGGAAAGCGTACAGAAGCCGCAGCGGAAAATATGGTGGCATGGGCAGGAGAGTGGACTCCCGAGAGCTGCGCAGCATTTTTTGACT CGGAATTAGATGACTTGTTGCACGATGCGTCGGCAGAAGGTCAGCCAGGGCCAAGCTGCGAGCGTACCAGGGTTGCGGACGTGGACGCCCGCCCGTCAGGAGAGGCCGTGTTAGAAGATAGCCCATAG